The window AAGCAGTAAGTAAGTATTAATAGTTGATCCTGTTAAATAGCTGCATTAATGAATAAACAAGTCCACAACAATACAAAGTATTAATAGTAAACAGTGTTGGATAAAACTGAGAAAACACTACAGAGACAAACTTCGTAACCAATCCAATAGTTCAACATTCAAGACCACTTACAGAAACAAAACTTTGCGCCCAACCATTTAATAAAAACCACTTTCATTCTGTGCCGAAAAAGTACTTAATACTACTACAAAATACCCGAGCAAAACGCTTTATTTTGAGGGGTACTGCAGAATGCTAAACATTAATGCAACTCCCAAAACTCAAGTGCCCGTTGTTGCTGTTCTCTCATAGTTGAAGTAAGCTTCTCGTCTTACAACTCCAAAAGGTCCTCCTACATCACAAAAACCATTAAGATGCAAGAGTGTGTCAGGCACAAACAACAAGTGTTCATTTATAACCTCTGGAATTGACATTCTAGAAATTAGTCTACCAAGTACATGCCCAGCTGACTAATAGAAAATGCAAATCACAGAAGTGAAGAAGCTTTAATCAGATATTGCATTTCAGTTAGATAACCAAAATGGTTCTTCCGAATTAGACTTTTTGTGCTGTTTGCAACAAATCTTTCTGACCAAAACCAGCACAGCTGACTAATGGAAATGTAAAGCACAGAAATGAGGAGTTTCAGAAAAAGAATTGCTGATGAATAATCTTACCAAATATATTAATACTACACGTCAATTACGGAATGGTCTTTTCCATTGTTGGctaaatctggaaaaaaaaattaaaataatgagtCGTGCGATAAATATAAGCATATCAACAACACTTATATACAACAAATATAGTAACAATATTATTACCTTGTTCAAGCTGCTCGATTTTATCAAGATCTTCCTCAACACTAATGGgttgttttaatttttcatttcgAAGCCAATCTTGAAGACACACTAGAGCTTGCACCAATTTAGGAgttaatgaactcctaaatgGATCAAGAAGACGTCCTCCCGTACTAAACGCACATTCAGATGCCACACTTGAAACCTGAACAACTAATACATCACGAGCCATCTCCGCAAGAATAGGAAATCTAGCTGAGTTCAATTTCCACCAAAGAAGAACATCAAATTCATTAGTGTCATCCTCAGTTTCTTCACCTAAACATCTATCTAACTCTGTTCTAGTATCAACACCTCCActcccacttttatatttttttatatcttgcaTGAGCAATTCTAAAAGTCCTATATTTTGGGTGCTTGCTTGACTGCCAGAAAGCCCGGAAGTCGAAGTGTCCAATGAAGAACAATCTGAAGATGAATCAAGCACAACACCTTTTGAGTTGGACTTTACATACTCACTAAAAAATGAAGTCACGTACTTCGTCACTTCTGCTTGTATAGTTGCCCCCGGATCTACACCAAACATCTTTACAAGTGCAAAGCCAACTGATTCGATCTTGTAACGTGGATCCAAAATACATGAGATAAaaattatcttgttcattttCCTGGATCACCCCAATACTTATCAAACTTTTCTTTCATATTCTTTGTCATTTCACTTAAAACTACATCTTTATTTGCTATCAATTGCTTCAAATAGACAGCAACTGCGcaaatttcaagaaaataaatattcGATGTAACATAACGTGATCCAGATATCTTCAAAGTAAGAAGATAGAAGATTTCAAGAAACTTTGTAATTCTTTTTACATTCTCCCAATCACTACTCAAAAGTTCACCTGTAGGAATTCCAACATCAATATAAGAATGCTCAAGATAATGTCTCAATCCAATTTCACTAGAAGCATAATGTGAAAATGCACTTTCAAATTCAACAGCCCTGCGAAACATCaagtaggtggaattccacctagtTGGAACATCCAAGCAT of the Nicotiana tabacum cultivar K326 chromosome 7, ASM71507v2, whole genome shotgun sequence genome contains:
- the LOC142182712 gene encoding zinc finger BED domain-containing protein RICESLEEPER 2-like isoform X1, coding for MNKIIFISCILDPRYKIESVGFALVKMFGVDPGATIQAEVTKYVTSFFSEYVKSNSKGVVLDSSSDCSSLDTSTSGLSGSQASTQNIGLLELLMQDIKKYKSGSGGVDTRTELDRCLGEETEDDTNEFDVLLWWKLNSARFPILAEMARDVLVVQVSSVASECAFSTGGRLLDPFRSSLTPKLVQALVCLQDWLRNEKLKQPISVEEDLDKIEQLEQDLANNGKDHSVIDV
- the LOC142182712 gene encoding uncharacterized protein LOC142182712 isoform X2, which translates into the protein MVENIQSDKVMMGESGASNSNATSQAQTTETNITKKRRKRFPILAEMARDVLVVQVSSVASECAFSTGGRLLDPFRSSLTPKLVQALVCLQDWLRNEKLKQPISVEEDLDKIEQLEQDLANNGKDHSVIDV